Proteins encoded within one genomic window of Amycolatopsis nigrescens CSC17Ta-90:
- a CDS encoding GNAT family N-acetyltransferase yields MEIETAHGLTTGLLDAGEALEADWASLRDRVDLVTVVDPVAECWQSLRRAGFAIKPAWVTWISPVDESDEAFLDRLSVSERRNVRAALRAVAGHGYEMKVTHPLDAPSFDAFLDVYERQISTMRYGIPFARLQREEILEQGADYFLVQVFEGSTLVGCCVCWKRDDVSTVQIRFGTTAPDSRRNRLVRAMYLRVFQAARELGFRNISLGTDPALYGHIAKPGLFGFKSRLGFTPIPARLFGSADDPDEASRVLRLGTLSEPSVLLSYQLPDGGAEAITAETALRLDVLTGDPDTDLNPYRADFLADIGIRQIR; encoded by the coding sequence GTGGAAATCGAGACCGCTCACGGACTCACCACCGGTCTGCTCGACGCCGGCGAAGCGCTGGAGGCGGATTGGGCCTCGCTACGGGACCGGGTCGACCTCGTGACCGTCGTCGATCCCGTGGCCGAATGCTGGCAATCGCTGCGGCGGGCCGGGTTCGCCATCAAACCGGCCTGGGTTACCTGGATCTCCCCGGTGGACGAGTCCGACGAGGCGTTCCTGGACCGGCTTTCGGTGAGCGAGCGGCGCAATGTTCGGGCAGCGCTGCGAGCCGTGGCAGGCCACGGCTACGAGATGAAGGTGACCCACCCGCTCGACGCGCCGTCCTTCGACGCTTTCCTGGACGTGTACGAACGCCAGATCAGCACCATGCGGTACGGGATCCCGTTCGCGCGCCTGCAGCGGGAAGAGATTCTCGAACAGGGCGCCGACTACTTCCTGGTGCAGGTGTTCGAAGGCAGCACGTTGGTGGGCTGCTGCGTGTGCTGGAAACGTGACGACGTCTCCACCGTGCAGATCCGGTTCGGCACCACCGCACCGGACAGCCGACGGAACCGGCTCGTCAGGGCGATGTACCTGCGGGTGTTCCAGGCGGCGCGTGAACTCGGTTTCCGCAACATCTCGCTCGGCACCGATCCCGCGCTGTACGGGCACATCGCCAAGCCTGGCCTGTTCGGTTTCAAGAGCAGGCTCGGCTTCACCCCGATCCCGGCCCGGCTGTTCGGCTCGGCCGACGACCCGGACGAAGCCAGCAGGGTGCTCCGGCTCGGCACCCTCAGCGAGCCGTCGGTACTGCTGTCCTACCAGCTGCCGGACGGGGGAGCCGAAGCGATCACCGCCGAGACCGCGTTGCGGCTGGATGTGCTCACCGGCGACCCGGACACCGACCTCAATCCCTACCGGGCGGATTTCCTCGCTGACATCGGGATTCGCCAGATCAGGTGA